The following proteins are encoded in a genomic region of Haloarcula marina:
- a CDS encoding alpha/beta hydrolase — MSENDDGPHAGAEIVTAGAPPQAATAAVVLLHGRGDSARHFLRLADEFHHHGAMYLAPEAAGKAWFPGPVDAPRERREPWLSSAVSLVDRTLDRAAAAGVPRERTVFVGFSQGASLAGEYVAGNPERYGGLTMLAGGLLGPDPAAERSGSLSGTPVFVGCGNDDPHVSADRVATTADAFRRLDADVTERVYDGLGHAINDEQISAIDAMVGAVV; from the coding sequence GTGAGCGAGAACGACGACGGGCCGCACGCCGGAGCGGAAATCGTCACCGCGGGCGCGCCGCCCCAAGCCGCGACGGCCGCCGTCGTACTGCTTCACGGCCGCGGCGACTCGGCCCGACACTTCCTCAGACTCGCCGACGAGTTCCACCACCACGGCGCGATGTATCTCGCACCCGAAGCGGCGGGCAAAGCGTGGTTCCCCGGTCCGGTCGACGCACCGAGAGAGCGCCGGGAACCGTGGCTCTCCTCGGCCGTTTCGCTCGTCGACCGCACGCTCGACCGGGCCGCGGCCGCCGGAGTGCCGCGCGAGCGGACCGTCTTCGTGGGCTTCTCGCAGGGGGCGAGTCTCGCGGGCGAGTACGTCGCGGGCAATCCCGAGCGATACGGCGGCCTGACGATGCTCGCCGGTGGACTGCTCGGGCCGGACCCCGCCGCCGAGCGGTCCGGGTCGCTCTCCGGGACGCCCGTGTTCGTCGGATGCGGGAACGACGACCCGCACGTCTCGGCCGACCGCGTGGCCACGACTGCCGACGCTTTCCGCCGCCTCGACGCCGACGTGACCGAACGGGTGTACGACGGCCTCGGGCATGCCATCAACGACGAGCAGATTTCGGCTATCGACGCGATGGTCGGAGCCGTCGTCTGA
- a CDS encoding VOC family protein: MTLSDTPGIHHVSALAGDPQENADFYVRGLGLRPVVRTVNFEDKFTYHLYYGDAAATPGSVVTFFASPAELAGRVGRPDIHSFLLAVPEGTLDYWADRLADHGAEVDDPRTRFGERVRQFRDPHGTHVELVADGDHGRPVGGGPVPDSKAVRGVRGITLRSMSPYVTASLLDTFGFELVDETAEAVRYRVAERGSTVDILKDDAPFGREGAGSIHHVAVSVDSEAELREWRDLLDDREFTVSRVKDRHFFHSLYVRDPGGILFELATERPGLGVSPADDAPADTLRLPPWLEEDREMIAPQLPPLSMPAW, encoded by the coding sequence GTGACGCTCTCCGACACACCGGGAATCCACCACGTTTCGGCACTCGCCGGTGACCCGCAGGAGAACGCCGACTTCTACGTCCGCGGCCTCGGTCTTCGACCGGTCGTCCGCACCGTCAACTTCGAGGACAAGTTCACCTACCACCTCTACTACGGCGACGCCGCCGCCACTCCGGGGTCCGTGGTGACGTTCTTCGCCTCGCCCGCCGAACTGGCCGGGCGCGTCGGCCGCCCCGACATCCACTCGTTCCTCCTCGCCGTCCCCGAGGGGACTCTGGACTACTGGGCCGACCGTCTCGCCGACCACGGTGCGGAGGTTGACGACCCCCGAACTCGCTTCGGCGAGCGCGTCCGCCAGTTCAGGGACCCGCACGGCACGCACGTCGAACTCGTCGCCGACGGCGACCACGGGCGTCCCGTCGGTGGCGGCCCGGTTCCCGATTCGAAGGCCGTTCGCGGCGTCCGCGGCATCACCCTTCGGTCGATGAGTCCGTACGTGACCGCCAGCCTGCTGGATACCTTCGGGTTCGAACTGGTCGACGAGACGGCCGAGGCGGTGCGCTATCGCGTCGCCGAGCGCGGGTCGACCGTCGACATCCTGAAAGACGACGCGCCGTTCGGCCGCGAGGGCGCGGGGTCGATTCACCACGTCGCCGTCAGCGTCGACAGCGAGGCCGAACTCCGCGAGTGGCGGGACCTGCTCGACGACCGGGAATTCACCGTCTCCCGCGTGAAGGACCGCCACTTCTTCCACTCGCTGTACGTTCGGGACCCCGGAGGCATCCTGTTCGAACTGGCGACCGAACGGCCCGGTCTGGGCGTCTCCCCGGCGGACGACGCACCCGCCGACACGCTCCGACTGCCGCCGTGGCTCGAAGAAGACCGCGAGATGATTGCCCCGCAACTGCCGCCGCTGTCGATGCCAGCGTGGTGA
- a CDS encoding acyl-CoA thioesterase — protein sequence MSFEFTTAVDVRYDDLDTYGHVNNVRYGTYFEEARIDYLAEVVGRGDRSFLAADGEGTGIVVANLEIDYERPVRSVDSVTVGVRVPNLGTKSFPFEYEVRDEAGVVATGESTQVTYDREAEAPQAIPDDWRDAISQFEWQ from the coding sequence ATGAGTTTCGAGTTCACCACCGCGGTCGACGTCCGCTACGACGACCTCGACACCTACGGCCACGTGAACAACGTCCGCTACGGGACCTACTTCGAGGAGGCCCGCATCGACTACCTCGCCGAAGTCGTCGGCCGCGGCGACCGGTCGTTCCTCGCGGCCGACGGCGAGGGGACCGGTATCGTCGTCGCGAACCTCGAAATCGACTACGAACGGCCGGTTCGGTCGGTCGACAGCGTCACCGTCGGCGTTCGGGTCCCGAACCTCGGGACCAAGAGCTTCCCGTTCGAGTACGAGGTCCGCGACGAGGCGGGCGTCGTCGCCACCGGCGAGAGCACGCAGGTCACCTACGACCGCGAGGCCGAAGCCCCGCAGGCGATTCCCGACGACTGGCGCGACGCCATCAGCCAGTTCGAGTGGCAGTGA
- the msrA gene encoding peptide-methionine (S)-S-oxide reductase MsrA, with protein MTEQATFAGGCFWCTESVFKQVNGVEDVVSGYAGGHVENPSYEAVCREETGHAECVQVTYDPDVVSYEDLLAVFFTTHNPTTLNRQGNDVGTQYRSAVFYHDDDQRETVEAFIEEIQPGYDDDIVTEVEPLDVFYPAEAYHQDYFEKNPNQAYCRMTIPPKLDKLKQKHAELLA; from the coding sequence ATGACCGAGCAAGCGACGTTCGCCGGTGGCTGTTTCTGGTGTACCGAGTCCGTCTTCAAGCAGGTGAACGGGGTCGAGGACGTGGTGTCAGGGTACGCTGGCGGCCACGTCGAGAATCCGAGTTACGAAGCCGTCTGCCGCGAGGAGACGGGCCACGCCGAGTGCGTGCAGGTGACCTACGACCCCGACGTGGTGAGCTACGAGGACCTGCTGGCCGTCTTCTTCACGACGCACAACCCGACGACGCTGAACCGACAGGGCAACGACGTGGGGACGCAGTACCGCTCGGCTGTCTTCTACCACGACGACGACCAGCGCGAGACCGTCGAGGCGTTCATCGAGGAGATTCAACCGGGCTACGACGACGACATCGTCACCGAGGTCGAACCGCTCGACGTGTTCTATCCCGCCGAGGCCTACCACCAGGACTACTTCGAGAAGAACCCGAATCAGGCCTACTGCCGGATGACCATCCCGCCGAAACTGGACAAGCTAAAACAGAAGCACGCGGAGCTGCTGGCATGA
- a CDS encoding heavy metal translocating P-type ATPase translates to MTDCTLCGLAVDSPVADSDVAGTFCCRGCLEVARTLDAPAEQSVADAETGPDPADAEGETAFLSVEGMHCATCETFLEARATDHEGVTGAAASYATGTMKLTYDPDLCSEDDLPSVVAGTGYEASFQTVDADDDHELEGRLVVGGFFGMMTMLWYLLFLYPAYLGLADRFLLVDLGGAAGAYLLWNMAVMTAVVVGYTGWPLLRGAYVSLRAGRPNMDLLVAMAATTAFGYSVLAILLGETEVYFDVATVIVLAVSLGDYYQDRVRRAAAGRLTDLTRQRVDTARRRVEDGTETVDISALGPGDELLVRTGERVPVDGTVLEGTAAADESLTTGEAVPVRKTPGSSVVGGSLVTDGALVVRVGPEAESTVDRLTELLWTVQSDRGGIQRLVDRLAAVFVPLVVGLAALATVGHLALGASVTDALLTGLAVLVVSCPCALGLATPLATAAGVRTALDDGIVVTDSSVFETASAVDVVAFDKTGTLTTGEMTLRERADEEAMRRAAAVEQFADHPLASAVTDAATADDAVVEGFERHPGRGVSATVDGERVVVGTQSLLADCGFAVPEGLAERFDAARSEGQVPALVGWDGRARDLVVGGDRPRDSWAAVVTDLAAAHEVVVVTGDSPEAASRFADHEAVSEVFAGVPPEAKAEVVDRLQSRGTVAMVGDGANDAPALGRADLGISMASGTQLAADAADAVVTADDLRAVPRVFEYTAATRRRIRQNLAWAFCYNAVALPLALVGALNPLFAALAMTASSLLVVGNSARSVGDGAPPDGRARPVTHGAAEAD, encoded by the coding sequence ATGACCGACTGCACGCTCTGTGGACTGGCCGTCGACTCGCCCGTCGCCGACAGCGACGTGGCCGGGACCTTCTGCTGTCGCGGTTGTCTGGAAGTCGCCCGGACGCTGGACGCCCCCGCAGAGCAGTCGGTCGCGGACGCCGAGACCGGTCCGGACCCGGCCGACGCAGAGGGGGAGACGGCATTTCTCTCCGTCGAAGGCATGCACTGTGCGACCTGCGAGACGTTCCTCGAAGCCCGCGCCACCGACCACGAGGGCGTCACCGGCGCGGCGGCCAGTTACGCGACGGGGACGATGAAACTCACCTACGACCCCGACCTGTGCTCGGAAGACGACCTGCCGAGCGTCGTCGCCGGAACCGGCTACGAGGCGAGTTTCCAGACCGTCGACGCCGACGACGACCACGAACTCGAAGGCCGTCTGGTCGTCGGCGGGTTCTTCGGGATGATGACGATGCTGTGGTACCTCCTCTTTCTCTATCCCGCCTACCTCGGACTGGCCGACCGGTTCCTGTTGGTCGACCTCGGGGGGGCCGCCGGTGCCTACCTCCTGTGGAACATGGCGGTGATGACCGCCGTCGTCGTCGGCTACACCGGGTGGCCGCTCCTGCGCGGCGCGTACGTCAGCCTCCGGGCGGGCCGCCCGAACATGGACTTGCTGGTGGCGATGGCCGCGACGACGGCGTTCGGGTACAGCGTCCTCGCCATCCTCCTCGGAGAGACGGAGGTGTACTTCGACGTCGCCACCGTCATCGTGCTGGCCGTCTCGCTCGGCGACTACTATCAGGACCGCGTCCGCCGTGCCGCGGCCGGGCGGTTGACCGACCTCACGAGACAGCGCGTCGACACCGCCCGCCGCCGGGTCGAAGACGGGACCGAGACGGTCGACATCTCGGCGCTCGGGCCTGGCGACGAACTCCTCGTCAGGACCGGCGAACGCGTCCCCGTCGACGGGACCGTCCTCGAGGGGACCGCCGCCGCCGACGAGTCGCTGACGACCGGCGAGGCCGTCCCCGTGCGGAAGACCCCCGGGTCGAGCGTCGTCGGCGGGTCGCTGGTCACCGACGGCGCGCTGGTGGTCCGCGTCGGTCCCGAGGCAGAGAGTACAGTCGACCGCCTGACCGAACTGCTGTGGACCGTCCAGAGCGACCGGGGCGGTATCCAGCGACTCGTCGACCGCCTCGCCGCGGTGTTCGTCCCACTCGTGGTCGGACTGGCCGCCCTCGCGACCGTCGGGCATCTGGCGCTGGGCGCGTCGGTGACCGACGCGCTCCTGACCGGACTGGCCGTGCTCGTCGTCTCCTGTCCGTGCGCACTGGGGCTGGCGACGCCGCTGGCGACGGCCGCCGGCGTCCGGACCGCCTTGGACGACGGCATCGTCGTCACCGATAGCTCGGTGTTCGAGACGGCGTCGGCCGTCGACGTGGTCGCGTTCGACAAGACCGGGACCCTGACCACGGGCGAGATGACGCTACGTGAACGGGCCGATGAGGAGGCGATGCGGCGGGCGGCGGCCGTCGAGCAGTTCGCCGACCACCCGCTGGCGTCTGCGGTCACCGACGCGGCCACCGCGGACGACGCCGTCGTCGAGGGGTTCGAGCGACATCCCGGCCGAGGCGTCAGCGCGACGGTCGACGGCGAACGCGTCGTCGTCGGGACCCAGTCCCTGTTGGCCGACTGCGGGTTCGCGGTCCCGGAGGGACTCGCTGAGCGGTTCGACGCGGCCCGGAGCGAGGGACAGGTGCCCGCGCTCGTCGGGTGGGACGGCCGCGCACGGGACCTCGTGGTCGGGGGCGACCGGCCGCGCGACTCGTGGGCGGCGGTCGTCACCGACCTCGCGGCGGCCCACGAGGTGGTCGTCGTCACCGGCGACAGCCCCGAGGCGGCGTCGCGGTTCGCCGACCACGAGGCGGTTTCGGAGGTGTTCGCGGGCGTCCCACCCGAAGCGAAGGCCGAAGTCGTCGACCGACTGCAGTCCCGGGGGACCGTCGCGATGGTCGGGGACGGCGCCAACGACGCCCCGGCGCTGGGCCGCGCCGACCTCGGTATCTCGATGGCCTCGGGGACGCAACTGGCCGCCGACGCCGCCGACGCCGTGGTCACCGCCGACGACCTCCGTGCCGTACCGCGGGTGTTCGAGTACACCGCCGCGACGCGGCGGCGCATCCGGCAGAACCTCGCGTGGGCGTTCTGTTACAACGCCGTCGCACTCCCGCTTGCGCTGGTCGGCGCGTTGAACCCGCTGTTCGCCGCGCTGGCGATGACCGCCAGCAGTCTGCTAGTGGTGGGCAACTCCGCCCGGTCGGTGGGTGACGGCGCACCACCGGACGGACGCGCCCGGCCGGTCACGCACGGGGCCGCTGAGGCCGACTGA
- a CDS encoding sulfite exporter TauE/SafE family protein — protein MPLDGLGLTASETAGVAAFAGLGLLGSVHCLGMCGPLVTTYADRLDDGGPLSGHEIRQQVLFNVGRGLSYTTLGVAFGLLGGVLYDAAGLARLATTVRGVVGVCVGLFILAVGAGYLTRASAVDVASSVPVVGTLFQRLAGTLVARLDALVDGPGMVALGAMHGLLPCPLLYPAFLYAFASGSAVTGGLSLAALSLGTIPLVFAYGTAFGSFAPTRRAAFHRALGAVFLVLALVPLSNGLAAFGVAVPRPPLPMPWL, from the coding sequence ATGCCCCTCGACGGACTCGGACTGACCGCGAGCGAGACGGCGGGCGTCGCCGCCTTCGCCGGCCTCGGACTCCTCGGGAGCGTCCACTGTCTGGGGATGTGCGGCCCGCTGGTCACCACCTACGCCGACCGGCTCGACGACGGCGGCCCGCTCTCCGGACACGAAATCCGCCAGCAGGTCCTGTTCAACGTCGGCCGCGGCCTCAGTTACACGACCCTCGGCGTGGCGTTCGGGCTGCTGGGGGGCGTGCTCTACGACGCCGCCGGTCTCGCCCGACTCGCGACCACCGTCCGCGGTGTCGTCGGCGTCTGCGTCGGCCTGTTCATCCTCGCAGTCGGGGCTGGCTACCTGACCCGGGCCAGCGCAGTCGACGTCGCGTCGTCGGTTCCGGTCGTCGGGACCCTGTTCCAGCGACTCGCTGGGACGCTTGTCGCTCGACTCGACGCCCTCGTCGACGGTCCGGGGATGGTCGCGCTCGGCGCGATGCACGGACTGCTCCCGTGTCCGCTGTTGTACCCGGCGTTCCTCTACGCCTTCGCCAGCGGGTCTGCCGTCACCGGCGGCCTCTCGCTCGCGGCGTTGAGCCTCGGGACGATACCGCTCGTGTTCGCCTACGGGACGGCGTTCGGGTCGTTCGCGCCGACCCGTCGGGCGGCGTTCCACCGAGCGCTCGGGGCCGTCTTCCTCGTCCTCGCGCTGGTCCCGCTCTCGAACGGGCTGGCGGCGTTCGGCGTCGCCGTCCCGAGACCGCCCCTCCCGATGCCGTGGCTGTGA
- a CDS encoding halocyanin domain-containing protein produces MGQARTDSETTRSDGPATTLGRRQFLGSAVGAAALSAVGTATAQSEPDYGGWFDDVSNYDGTVDRRGQDTVEITVGAEGNNGAFAFAPAAVMVSPGTEVVWTWTGDGGGHNVVSDGDGPLDSGDPVAESGTTYSHTFENEGIFKYVCEPHLSLGMKGAVVVRPGGGGGGDAGQQGPPANPDYGGWFDDVSNYEGETVDRTGQDTVEVTVGAAGNNGAFAFDPPAVRVSPGTEVVWTWNGEGGGHNVVSDGDGPLDSGDPVAESGTTYSYTFEETGIYKYVCEPHLSLGMKGAVVVGGPPGGSGGDGGGGGRTGSQVSGPTWLFTAPVAFAFFTPLLYAAAMRRRRQTTPPAEMVDADGTVRVEEAAATDPETELGHEEFDPTGTAALIAFYFVLIALLWVFMYFVEFLGRVSVIG; encoded by the coding sequence ATGGGACAGGCACGTACCGACTCCGAGACGACGCGGTCGGACGGTCCGGCGACGACGCTGGGACGGCGGCAGTTCCTCGGGAGCGCCGTCGGCGCGGCCGCGCTGAGCGCAGTCGGCACGGCGACAGCACAGTCGGAACCGGACTACGGCGGATGGTTCGACGACGTCTCGAACTACGACGGCACCGTCGATAGACGGGGACAGGACACCGTCGAGATAACGGTCGGCGCGGAGGGGAACAACGGCGCGTTCGCCTTCGCACCGGCGGCGGTGATGGTCTCCCCCGGAACCGAAGTGGTCTGGACGTGGACCGGCGATGGCGGCGGGCACAACGTCGTCTCCGACGGCGACGGCCCGCTCGACTCCGGTGACCCCGTCGCCGAGAGCGGCACCACGTACAGCCACACCTTCGAGAATGAGGGTATCTTCAAGTACGTCTGTGAGCCACATCTCTCGCTCGGCATGAAGGGGGCCGTCGTCGTCCGACCGGGCGGTGGCGGTGGCGGCGACGCCGGCCAGCAGGGACCCCCGGCGAACCCCGACTACGGCGGATGGTTCGACGACGTCTCGAACTACGAGGGCGAGACGGTCGACCGGACGGGACAGGACACCGTCGAAGTGACGGTCGGCGCGGCGGGCAACAACGGCGCGTTCGCGTTCGACCCCCCGGCAGTCCGCGTCTCGCCGGGGACGGAAGTGGTCTGGACGTGGAACGGCGAGGGCGGGGGCCACAACGTCGTCTCGGACGGCGACGGACCGCTGGACTCGGGCGACCCCGTCGCCGAGAGCGGAACCACGTACAGCTACACGTTCGAGGAGACTGGCATCTACAAATACGTCTGTGAGCCACACCTCTCGCTCGGCATGAAGGGGGCCGTCGTGGTCGGCGGCCCGCCCGGCGGGAGCGGTGGTGACGGCGGCGGTGGCGGTCGGACCGGGTCGCAGGTGTCGGGGCCGACGTGGCTGTTCACCGCTCCGGTCGCGTTTGCCTTCTTCACGCCGCTGTTGTACGCCGCGGCGATGCGGCGGCGACGGCAGACGACGCCGCCGGCCGAGATGGTCGACGCGGACGGGACGGTCCGCGTCGAGGAGGCGGCGGCGACCGACCCCGAGACGGAACTCGGACACGAGGAGTTCGACCCGACGGGGACGGCGGCGCTCATCGCCTTCTACTTCGTCCTCATCGCGCTCCTGTGGGTGTTCATGTACTTCGTCGAGTTCCTCGGTCGCGTCTCCGTGATAGGGTGA
- a CDS encoding cytochrome c oxidase subunit II produces MQVHNFEKIWLGAAILLIVGFIATISYGTVGAGIQMVDDSGGQISAQAVQNGESGTQFDDPGVVRQNDSHYVVYVVAQQFQFVPGSGDNPIRIPADTRVTFRVTSADVLHGFSIVETNVNTMVIPGQVAEVTVRFDEPGTYGLVCHEYCGAAHHTMGGSVEVVPRSQYDYQEVSD; encoded by the coding sequence ATGCAGGTCCACAACTTCGAGAAAATCTGGCTCGGTGCAGCGATACTGCTCATCGTCGGCTTCATCGCCACCATCTCCTACGGCACGGTGGGGGCGGGCATCCAGATGGTCGACGACTCGGGCGGACAGATAAGCGCACAGGCGGTCCAGAACGGCGAGTCCGGCACGCAGTTCGACGACCCCGGCGTCGTCAGGCAGAACGACAGCCACTACGTCGTCTACGTCGTCGCCCAGCAGTTCCAGTTCGTCCCCGGGAGCGGCGACAACCCGATTCGCATCCCGGCGGACACGCGCGTCACCTTCCGGGTGACTAGCGCCGACGTGTTACACGGGTTCTCCATCGTCGAGACGAACGTCAACACGATGGTCATCCCCGGACAGGTCGCCGAGGTGACCGTCCGGTTCGACGAACCGGGGACCTACGGCCTCGTCTGTCACGAGTACTGTGGCGCGGCCCACCACACGATGGGTGGGTCCGTCGAAGTCGTGCCACGGTCCCAATACGACTACCAGGAGGTGAGCGACTGA
- a CDS encoding b(o/a)3-type cytochrome-c oxidase subunit 1 — MVFVDSYPKTSKLVRSEFLVAFAALGLGALFGIVQALHRTGLFRGFVSSADYYTLLTGHGVLLALVFTTFFIAGLFAWATTNSLERELPQRLSWSAFWLMLTGTVLAAVAIIGGIVGAPTVFGHDLQADVLFTFYAPMKAHPAFYVGAALIIVGSWLAGLAYFKSLWDWRSENPDERIPLRAFMVVTTMLMWYISTIGVAVEVVALLIPWSLGLIQSVDPLLTRTLFWYFGHPVVYFWLMPAYLVWYTVLPKLAGGRLFSDPLARVVFVLFLLLSTPVGFHHQYVDPGIPEGFKFIAMTNTMFLLLPSLLTAFTVVASIEHGARQRGGEGYFGWLRSLPWGDPAFAGCMLAGLMFAAGGFSGMINAGMNINYLIHNTLWVPGHFHLTVGTAFALTAMAISYWLVPQITGKRLRQRTVALAQPYVWFVGMALMSNAMHRAGLAGIPRRTAEPNYDEFAFEGLVGTVGEMRLQIAIGGLLLFLGAAMFLFVMAETWLAHRGGTLSVNSEFPDPLSGPEHSPRILDNYKLWTAIALVLIVIAYGPPLASMVADGIAVPGSPPIPV, encoded by the coding sequence ATGGTGTTCGTCGATTCCTATCCAAAGACTTCGAAACTCGTCCGCAGCGAGTTCCTCGTCGCGTTCGCCGCGCTCGGACTCGGTGCGCTGTTCGGTATCGTGCAGGCACTCCACCGCACGGGCCTGTTCCGTGGCTTCGTCAGTTCGGCCGACTACTACACGCTGCTGACGGGCCACGGCGTCCTGTTGGCGCTCGTGTTCACGACGTTCTTCATCGCGGGCCTGTTCGCGTGGGCCACGACGAACAGTTTAGAGCGTGAACTGCCACAGCGGCTCTCGTGGTCCGCGTTCTGGCTGATGCTGACCGGGACGGTGCTCGCGGCCGTCGCCATCATCGGCGGCATCGTCGGCGCGCCGACCGTCTTCGGCCACGACCTGCAGGCCGACGTGCTGTTCACGTTCTACGCGCCGATGAAGGCCCACCCCGCGTTCTACGTCGGGGCCGCGCTCATCATCGTCGGGTCGTGGCTCGCCGGTCTCGCGTACTTCAAGTCGCTGTGGGACTGGCGCAGCGAGAACCCCGACGAGCGAATCCCGCTCCGGGCGTTCATGGTCGTGACGACGATGCTGATGTGGTACATCTCCACCATCGGCGTCGCCGTCGAGGTGGTCGCGCTCCTCATCCCGTGGTCGCTGGGCCTCATCCAGAGCGTCGACCCCTTGCTGACCCGGACGCTGTTCTGGTACTTCGGCCACCCCGTCGTGTACTTCTGGCTGATGCCAGCGTACCTGGTCTGGTACACGGTGCTGCCGAAACTGGCTGGCGGGCGACTGTTCAGTGACCCCCTCGCCCGGGTCGTGTTCGTCCTCTTCCTCCTGCTGTCGACGCCGGTCGGGTTCCACCACCAGTACGTCGACCCCGGCATCCCGGAGGGGTTCAAGTTCATCGCGATGACGAACACGATGTTCCTCCTGTTGCCGTCGCTACTGACTGCCTTCACCGTCGTCGCCTCTATCGAACACGGGGCTCGCCAACGCGGCGGTGAGGGGTACTTCGGATGGCTTCGCTCGCTCCCGTGGGGCGACCCGGCTTTCGCCGGGTGTATGCTCGCGGGGCTGATGTTCGCCGCTGGCGGGTTCTCCGGGATGATAAACGCCGGGATGAACATCAACTACCTCATCCACAACACGCTGTGGGTCCCGGGACACTTCCACCTCACCGTCGGCACGGCGTTCGCGCTGACGGCCATGGCCATCAGTTACTGGCTGGTCCCGCAGATTACTGGCAAACGGCTCCGCCAGCGGACGGTGGCGCTCGCCCAGCCCTACGTCTGGTTCGTGGGGATGGCGCTGATGTCCAACGCGATGCACCGGGCCGGGTTGGCGGGTATCCCGCGCCGGACCGCAGAGCCGAACTACGACGAGTTCGCCTTCGAGGGACTCGTCGGAACCGTGGGCGAGATGCGCCTGCAAATCGCCATCGGCGGCCTCCTGCTGTTCCTCGGGGCCGCGATGTTCCTGTTCGTGATGGCCGAGACGTGGCTGGCACACCGCGGCGGGACCCTCTCGGTCAACAGCGAGTTCCCCGACCCGCTGTCGGGGCCGGAACACAGCCCGCGAATCCTCGACAACTACAAACTGTGGACCGCTATCGCGCTGGTGCTCATCGTCATCGCCTACGGGCCGCCGCTCGCGAGCATGGTCGCCGACGGCATCGCGGTGCCCGGAAGCCCGCCGATACCGGTCTAA